Below is a genomic region from Brassica rapa cultivar Chiifu-401-42 chromosome A08, CAAS_Brap_v3.01, whole genome shotgun sequence.
GTTACAGAGAGAGAAGAAgttacagagagagagagatacagaGATAGAGAGAAAGTATCAAGGCGGAGGAGAAAGCTTGATCAAGATAGAGAGATCCGGAAGCTGATCGCAGCTCTTGAGGTCACGGAGCTTTCTCCAGATCATTCTGCGTGTCTTCGTCGTTATCGGAGGATTCGGAGGCTGATAGTGAGTCGTCTTCTTCGCAGTTACTTTGGTACTCTTCTCCGAACAGTTCTCGGTAAATCTCTTTGTAATACCTGCACAAAGAAGATAGATCGGTTGAGATCTTGAAGCTATTGTATCTCATTGATCAGTAGTGAAGTGCATGAGAGTTTTGTTCTCTCCCCAGTCAGTAGGAAACGAAGACTGGGTAAACAATTGCTTGTGTTGTTTGCGTTGATTCGATTAACAGGTTCATCACAAGTTAAGGTCAAGATTGAATTGATAATCAACTAGGTGAACTGGATCAAGATCGGAATCGAACCTAGTCTGATACCTTAACATGAATGTGTATCCGATCATATAACACTCCCAACTGATATTGGTAAGCTTAAACAATCCAAAATTGAAAACAATTTTCTCAATCATTTTcttacagaagaaaaatattcgtaCAAGTACAACAagtcaaaactaataaaataaaatagctgacaaaaaaaaaaaaaataaataaaataaaataaaataaatacgtAGGTAACCGGTGGTTagttttaagaaagaaaaaacaattgatATATCATCTACAGACGTTCCTGAATTTATCGCCACAATAAATAACTTTTGTAGTATTTGATTTTCCAGTTTTtatcagaaaataaaagaaaaaacgaTAACCTTTAAAATTGGCTTTAAAGCGCAGAGGCAGCAAGACACACGCCATTTATAAATATGCAagcaaatattaaaatcatctCCATCTCCTCGTTTTGCTAAATccctgaatctctccaaactcTCTCTATCTTTCTACTATGGATCCTTACAAGGTAACAACTCTCCCCTATGTCTATCACCTCTTCGTCTTGAATGTTTGGTTAAATCAGGATGATGCTTCTGATTGATGCAGTATCGGCCGGCGAGTTCTTACAACTCTCCATTCTTCACCACCAACTCTGGTGCTCCTGTATGGAACAACAACTCCTCCATGACCGTTGGACCCAGAGGTATCCTCTCAATCTTTCTATGACCGTACTTCATATGGTTTACATCTGTAAGAAATGTTAACGTTACACACTTCTGTTTGTGTTGGATCTTGGCAGGTCCTATCCTTCTTGAGGATTACCATCTCGTCGAGAAGCTTGCCAACTTCGACAGGGAGCGTATTCCAGAACGTGTGGTTCACGCAAGAGGAGCCAGTGCAAAGGGTTTCTTCGAGGTCACGCATGATATATCCAACCTAACGTGCGCAGACTTCCTCAGAGCTCCAGGTGTACAGACACCGGTCATTGTCCGTTTCTCCACCGTTATCCATGAACGTGGAAGTCCCGAGACCTTGAGAGACCCTCGTGGCTTCGCAGTCAAGTTCTACACTAGAGAAGTAAGTCATCACTTCTTtttaacaaattaataaaaatagatatttctTGCTAAACAAGTAAGGGATTGTTCTTTCCAAACAGGGTAACTTTGATCTTGTCGGAAACAACTTCCCTGTCTTCTTCATAAGGGACGGGATGAAGTTCCCTGACATGGTCCACGCGCTTAAACCAAACCCTAAATCTCACATTCAAGAAAACTGGAGAGTCCTTGACTTCTTCTCACATCACCCTGAGAGCTTGAACATGTTCACTTTCCTCTTTGACGACATCGGTATCCCGCAAGATTACAGACACATGGAAGGCTCAGGTGTGAACACCTACATGCTCATCAACAAATCCGGCAAAGCTCACTACGTGAAGTTCCACTGGAAACCAACATGTGGAGTAAAGTCTCTTTTAGAAGAAGATGCAGTCCGTGTAGGAGGAACCAACCACAGTCACGCCACACAGGACTTGTATGACTCCATTGCTGCTGGAAACTACCCTGAGTGGAAGCTCTTTATCCAGGTCATTGATCCAGCTGACGAAGACAAGTTCGACTTTGACCCACTCGATGTCACCAAGACCTGGCCTGAGAATCTTTTGCCTCTCCAACCCGTTGGTCGTATGGTGTTGAACAAGAACATTGACAACTTCTTTGCGGAGAATGAGCAGCTTGCCTTTTGCCCTGCTATCATTGTTCCTGGGATACATTACTCGGACGACAAGCTGCTTCAGACGCGTGTCTTCTCTTATGCTGACACTCAGAGACACCGCCTTGGACCGAACTACCTTCAGCTGCCAGTTAATGCACCCAAATGTGCTCATCACAACAATCACCATGAGGGGTTCATGAACTTCATGCACAGGGACGAGGAGGTGGGTATATGCAATATGACAGTATATTAGTATCTTTATATTGAACTTTTGGAAGCTAGAATGTGGTTATCTTACAAGAAGAGATGTTGTTACAGGTCAACTACTTCCCATCGAGGTATGATCCTGTTCGTCATGCTGAGAAGTATCCAACTCCACCTGCTGTCTGCTCTGGGAAACGTGAGAGAGTAAGTAATCATATCAACACAAGGATTTTTCACACAAGAAACATATGAACTAATAGTTTACTATTGTGTGTTTGCAGTGTGTTATTGAGAAAGAGAACAACTTCAAGGAGCCTGGAGAGAGATACCGTTCCTTTACACCAGAGaggtatttgttttttttttttaaatgatgatGATGTCCAAGGCATCTATATGTTCTTGATGTTATACGGTTTGGTTTTGACTTCAGGCAAGAACGTTTCATCCGTAGATGGATTGAAGCCTTATCTGACCCCCGCATCACACATGAAATCCGCAGCATCTGGATCTCTTACTGGTCTCAGGTATAATATCCGTGAGATAATCAGATAATGTTGGTGAAAGTTTGTAACATTTTTGTCACTGATGTGGTAAATATGTTGTGTGAAAACAGGCTGACAAAACTCTCGGACAGAAGCTTGCAAGCCGTCTGAACGTGAGACCAAGCATCTAAAATGGGTGAACAAGATTCTTGATTCGTCCTTGTGTGGTTCTAATAGGCCGAGAAAAAAGATGGGAAGGGATCAGACCCTATAAATATAATCTTCGTCATGTGGCTCCTATGTGCTATGTTGTATGTAATATTATCTGTTTAAAGACTTAAAAAAAACCTTGTGTGTTGTATTGAGACCTTAGCTTTTGTCTCATGTTCTTTAGAATAATACATCAAAGATTTATAATAGTAATCGGTGTTAGTTGATCAGAGCTCCTTTACTTGAATTCTTCCTTCAAAAACGTGAAATCTAGAATTCTACTTTCATAACAAACTCGAGTTTATTACACTAAAGAAAAGGTAAGAACCACATAATCGAAAGACCTATAGACAAGAACGTACTGTTATTACACATGTTCTGGACGTAACCATTAACCAATTGACAAGAACGTGCTGTTACTACACATGTTCTTGACATAAGGGAAGAGCAAGTATGAAACGAAATAAACAACAAAGGCCATATAGTCTTCTGTTTGATTTGCGTAGTCATAGAGAACtaaggcttcgaatggtaacCATCATTCCGgcccgcaccgcagttaacgtaagaaaaatctttatatataccttatatctatacatttttataactgttaaaacagCACCGCActtaaaccgcttgtcccgcaccgctcaacccgcagtcaccattcggagcctaagAGTTGTTGTCATGCGATGTAGAACTGGCCACATCTGAAAAAAAGTTACatcaaagatttttttatttcttcagaaacaaattcacttttttttttgccttagAGAGACCGAATCAATTGTTCTAGTACTCctacttgaaaaaaaaaatctcaaatacTCCTcttctaaattctattttatttttatttattttttactctaaatctgattaaaaatttaatataccCTTAATAAATCCACTTATTTACATGCTATGTCATTAGACCtaatttttcttcttatttctgCGGATCTTGATTTCTCTTTCATTCttcatcttttttctttctctcctcTTTTTTTCTCTCATCTCTTTCAATCTTCGATCTCAATATCTTGTTCTTcgaattgtctttttttttatatgaattctctgtttctccttctttttcaatatattttccTCTTGTTCGTCAACAAATATATTCTTCTTTGAATCTCTTCTACTCTTTTATGAATTCTTCATTCATTTTCTTTGATTTCATCTTCTTCTACTTTGatatgttcttcttctcttttttctgttttgttggTCTTTCTTCGCGATTGAAGATTTTTCtatgatttcttcttcttcttatttgaTTTTCTCTCTTAGATCTGGCATGTGACATGATATATGAAAACTGTAAAAGTAAAACTTTAACCCAGAAACAAAGTTTTACTAAGTTATACAAGCGTTTAagtataattttgtaaaactataGAACATGGTTAAACTATGTACAAAGCTTTATAAAATTGTACCTCGACAATAGTACAACTTAGTAAAATTTTGTGCCTAGTTTTACCAAATAAACAACCGTTTAAGTATAACTTGGTAAAATTGTGGAACTTGTAAATTGTAAAACtgtaaaatttagtaaaactgtaAAACTAGATGAAACTTGACCACGATTATTGAAatctaaaattatgaaatttgaaatttgatttgaaaaaaaagacaAGGGAAAAATTAGAATTGtcttatttcattaaaaataagaatacaCCAGAATAAGTAAGagtataaagaattttttttcgctCATTAAGAGCATTTGAGATTATTACTCAAAGAGACAAGTAAATACCACGCGCTTAAAAGTTACCCTCTCTACTTTGTTCATAGGGTGATTGGTGAAGGTTCTGCGGTGGTCGGCGACCTCTCTGGAGCATGCAGCGGTCTTCCCCTCTTGGATCCTCGCGCAACAAGACGGAGTAGCCCATATTTGACGGTCTTTGGAGGTGCTCCTCAAATCTCACAGCGAGTCGGATTGGTTTAGAACTTTAGAACTAACACAACTTTCGTAAACattctatttaaaataaaaattatcataaGAGTTAAACTATACatctaataataattaaaattttcatggtTTAGAACTAACACAATCTCCATATAAAATGAAACTTTTGTTATCATATTATATACAAACACTATTACTAtgatatattaatgtataaataaatatgaattgAATCTTACTTGAAAAACTATCactagaaattttattaaatttatgaaaatccacatatatatatatatatatagttatctTTCTTCTTAAtaacattttatgttttatacttTGATTGCAAGTGTGGATTTATTTGTCACAAAAGTTCATATTTCTtggattttaaataattttagacGGAAAAAACTCAGCCAATACAGTAATCCTACTACagtaaaaactttataaaaataatgttGAGACTATggcattttattaatttatagagttattaatttacaaaaatttcctttttaggttttattttattttataatatctgttttataattaaaaatatttgattttagtgtatatacATTAGTTAACTTTTTTGAATTCAATATTCATAttgattttattatattatttggtgcatataaaatttgtttcatagaatttaaatgtggttttagatataagattacaaaatctcatcaaaatatattaagcattaagaaaatataagataattatattaTGAATATAAGACAATTTATATAATGGTTTGTTTgtacttatataatatatatatatatatgtatatatatatatataagtttttaatttttaatttttaatgggaccatatatttacctaagattttctaaaaaattattatcttattactTTATCGATTTGTGCCATATTTTGAACCAGGCTAACTAGGGACCAGAgacatttattaatttatggtgTTTATTAATTCATCGAGTACTAATTTATATAGTttctactatatatatgtatatatttacaagagtttttttaaAGATGAAATGCCATTCTTAATGGACGATAATCTTAATCAGTCATATATAGttgttgataaaaataaaaaaaagatactaCAAAATCATACTTATACTTGTAAAAAGTAATATGATAATcaaagtataaaatataaactatttttatttaaaaactatcTACCAAAAATCGCATTCAGTTTAAGAATTAAAATTATCTTATAACACCccagaaaatattataaatactaaattattttgaacttttaaaactatatttatCCCGCAGATTCGTGGACAAGCATT
It encodes:
- the LOC103834369 gene encoding catalase-2 codes for the protein MDPYKYRPASSYNSPFFTTNSGAPVWNNNSSMTVGPRGPILLEDYHLVEKLANFDRERIPERVVHARGASAKGFFEVTHDISNLTCADFLRAPGVQTPVIVRFSTVIHERGSPETLRDPRGFAVKFYTREGNFDLVGNNFPVFFIRDGMKFPDMVHALKPNPKSHIQENWRVLDFFSHHPESLNMFTFLFDDIGIPQDYRHMEGSGVNTYMLINKSGKAHYVKFHWKPTCGVKSLLEEDAVRVGGTNHSHATQDLYDSIAAGNYPEWKLFIQVIDPADEDKFDFDPLDVTKTWPENLLPLQPVGRMVLNKNIDNFFAENEQLAFCPAIIVPGIHYSDDKLLQTRVFSYADTQRHRLGPNYLQLPVNAPKCAHHNNHHEGFMNFMHRDEEVNYFPSRYDPVRHAEKYPTPPAVCSGKRERCVIEKENNFKEPGERYRSFTPERQERFIRRWIEALSDPRITHEIRSIWISYWSQADKTLGQKLASRLNVRPSI